A window of Nocardiopsis sp. Huas11 genomic DNA:
AGACGGCGTGCAGCAGGGAGAGCCGGACGGGGTTGCCCAGCGCGTCCAGGGCCGCGGCGCACTGGGACCAGTCGAGTTCGGCGAGCCGCTCCACCGGCAGCCCCTGCTGCCACTCCAGTGCGGGCTCCTCGCCCTCCTCGCCCCGGACCACGCCGGCGAAGACCACGCCGCCGCGGCCGGGGGCGCGCTCCCGCAGGGCGTCGAGCGCGAAGAAGGCGTCACCGGTCGCCGCCGCGGCTTCGGTCCGCGGGGGCCGCTGCGCCGCGCGGCGTTCGAGTTCGGCGACCCGCGCCTCCAGGTCGGCCAGCCGGGTCTCGTGTTCGTTGTTCACCCCACCACCGTATCCGAGATTACGTAATTCTGTAAATCCGTAATCCCGAACGGCGCGGGGGCGGGCTGGGCGGGCTCGCGGGCATCCTTGACCGGATCCGGAGCAAC
This region includes:
- a CDS encoding helix-turn-helix transcriptional regulator, which gives rise to MNNEHETRLADLEARVAELERRAAQRPPRTEAAAATGDAFFALDALRERAPGRGGVVFAGVVRGEEGEEPALEWQQGLPVERLAELDWSQCAAALDALGNPVRLSLLHAVWSGTRTVAGLAELSGFGTTGQIYHHVHQLSAAGWLTTLKRGHYAIPPERVVPLLTVLVAAGAVNRPVS